The Bacteroidota bacterium DNA window CCCGACGATGGCCCCACCGGGGCACGATGCGTTCTACGTCCTCAGCCCCGTTCCACACCTCGACAGCGGCACCGACTGGCACGCGCAGGCCGAGCGCTACCGGCAGGCCATCGAAGACAGCCTCGCCGAGAGCGTCCTGCCCGGCCTCGGCGAGCACCTGACGGTGAGCCGCACGCTCGACCCCCAAGGCTTCCTCGACGACTACCTCTCGGTCAAGGGTGCCGCGTTCTCGTTCGAGCCGGTGCTTATGCAGAGCGCGTACTTCCGTCCGCACAACGTGAGCGAGGACGTGGAGGGGCTCTACCTCGTCGGGGCCGGGACCCATCCCGGCGCGGGGATGCCGGGCGTGCTCTCGTCCGCCCGCGTGCTCGACACCATCGTTCCCGACCCGGCGTCACTCGCCCGCTCACTGCAACCCGCATAGGGCGGCGAGCGGGTGCCGGGAGGCCTCGCGGGTACCCTGTAGGCAAACCCAGTTCTGCTGCTATGGCTAGCCATCACCACGTCGTACGCATCGATATAGAGCCGTCGGAGGACGGCGCGCGCCGCAGTTCCACGCACGGTTGGCAGGTGCGTGTCAGCCACAACGGGCAACGAAAAACCAAGTTCTTCGCCGACCGGAAGTATGGGGGCCGCGACGCCGCGCTCGCGCTCGCCATCGAGCACCGCGACAAGCTCCTCGCCGAGCGCCCCGAGCCGAGCGGCCCGACCGAGCGCCGCGCGCAGCGGCGCAGCACGTCCGGCGTGGCCGGCGTCCGCCTCGCCTTCAAGAGCGGCACGCCGTACATCGAGGCCAACTGGGTCAACGGCCAGGGCCGCTCCGTCACCTCCTACTCGGTCGACCGCTGGGGGCTGCGCAAGGCGACGTGGCGGGCCTGCCGGAGCCGGGCGCAGGGCCTCGGCGTCCGCGACCCCGAGCGGGTGCAGGCGATGTTCGACGTGGCCTACCCGACGCTGCAGACCAGCCTGGAGACGGCCCTCGCCAAGCGCAACGGGAGCGCGCACGACCCCGAAACGCAGGGCGCGTGACCACTGGAGCACAGTTCGCCTCGAACCTCGAACTGGCTCTCAGTCCTCTGACAAGCTGATCTTGATAGGGGACCTACTGTGTCATCCCGGACTCCGATCCGGGATCTAGCGTGTGGCTCCGTAGATGGGCTGCGCCGCTGCTGCGCGGTCTGAACCGAGTTCAGGATGACAGACCTATCAGGATGAGCTTGTCGCAGCACTCAGCGTGGATCGACTTCCGCAGAGAACAGGTTGGCCATGCCGCAAGCGACTACGAAGGCGAAGATTGTCCGGGCCGTCGGTGAGCTACCCGAGGATGCTACCATCGAGGATGCGATGGAGCGGCTGCTGTTGCTGCACAAGGTCGAGGTAGGGCTGAGGCAGGCACAGGCCGGTCAATCGGCTTCGCTCGGCGAGGTCGAAGCGCGCCTCAAGCAGCCCCGCCAGGTGGGACGCATTAGCCCGCCGCCGGTAGAGACGTAGCAGTGCCTCTCCACAGCCCCGGAGGGGCTTCCTATCTGTCAGCGCGGTGATTCATCGCCGCATGACTGGGCGCTGACGATCTTTCACTCCTCGAAGGCGTTCGGCCGCCTCGGTTCCGATGATGCGTGACGCACGTCCGCTCAGGCGTGACGCAAGGCCTCGATGGGTTCGATGCGGGCGGCGCGGCGGGCGGGGATGAACCCGGCCAGCACGCTCACGACGAGTGTGACGACGCCGATCCCGACGATCGTGAGGAAGGGCGTGTAGAACAGGTCCACCGGCGGAATCCCGATGCGGTCGAGGTAGGCCCCGACGCCCGCGCCGAGGGCTAGGGTGACGAGCCAGCCGAACGCCAGCCCGAGGACGGTCCCGACGACCCCGAGAAGTAGGCTCTCGGCCACGAACAGCCGCTGCACCGTCCCGTCCTCGCCGCCTATCGCCTTCATCACCCCGATCTCCCGCGTCCGCTCGACCACGTTCATCGTCATCGTGTTGGCGATGCCGATTGTGGCGACGAGGAGCGCGATCAGGCCGACAATCGCGAGCGTGCCGTTCATGATCGCGAACAGGCGGTCGAGCTGGGCGAACTGCTCGCGGAAGCCGGTGGCGTAAACCCCCGTCTCCTCGATGGCCGACTTGACAGCCCCGTAGTCGTCCTCGCTCTCGATCTGCACGCGGGCGGCGGGGTAGCCGTCGGTCGCCGGGCCGCGCGTGACGAGGTCGAGCGTCGAGAAGAACGTCACCTTCTGCATCTCCTCGGCGAGCCCGAGCGGGACGAGGAGGCGGACGAACCCGGAGAGCGCCTGGCCCTCGGTCGGGAGAATGCCTGCGACGCGGAGCGCGTGCGGCTGCTCCTTGAGCGGCAGGCTCCGCATCCCCATGCCGAACGAGAACAGCGCCCGCTGCAGCGCGGCGAAGTCGAGCGTCGCCGTGATCATCGTCACCGTCTCGCCGACAGCGGCCTCGGCCGGCTCGAACCCGAGCCGCTCGGCCATCTGGCGCGGGATCAAGAGCGCCGAGTCAGCCTCGGTCTCGAAGAACGCGCCCGCGGCCGGCTGGTAGGCTGGGAAGGCGCCGAAGACGAGCGGGACGGCCTCGGCTCCGGCGAAGACCTCGCGCTCGTTGGCCTGGACGCGGACCGGGAAGGCGACCTCGGGATAGGCCGCGAGCACGCCGGGCAGCGCCGCGATCTCGGCGAGCAGGCTGTCCGTCACCGGGACGGGCTCGGTCGTGTCAGCCTCGACGGCGCGGACCGAGAGGTCGGCGAACGAGTCGATGGGGTTCGGGGTGCTCGTGACGCGGAAGGTGTTGTAGAGTTCGAGCGTTGCCACCTCCTCCTCGGCGAGACGCTGGAGGCCGGCCCCGTAGGAAAGGAGCGCGAAGAGCGCCGCGACGCCAATCGCGATCCCGATGAGGGTCATCGCGCTGCGCGTCCGGTTGCGGAGCAGGTTGCCCCCGGCGAGGCGGAAGAGGTCAGCGAAGCGCATCGGAGTGTGGGAGTGTGGGAGTGTGGGAGTGTGGGAGTGTGGGAGTGTGGGAGTGTGGGAGTGTGGGAGTGTGGGAGTGTGGGAGTGTGGGAGTCAAGAAAAACCACAAAAGCTACCGAGGCCGTCGCGCGCTGCGCCAGCGATCTTCGCTCATCCGCTCATCCGCTCATCCGCTCATCCGCTCATCCGCTCATCCGCTCTAAGCGGCAGAGCGCAGCAAGCGGTCTTCGACGACCGCGCCGTCGCTCAGTCGGACGACGCGCTCGGCGACGTGCTCGAACTCGGAGAGGTTGTGCGTCACGACGAGGACGGAGCGCCCGGCATCGTGGATCTGCCGTAGGAGGCCGACGATCCCGGCGGCGGTCTGGCTGTCGAGGTTGCCCGTCGGCTCGTCGGCGAGGAGGAGCGGCGGGTCGTGGACGAGGGCGCGGGCAATCGCGACGCGCTGCTGCTCGCCGCCGCTCATCTCGGCCGGTCGGTGCCCAGTGCGGTCGGCGAGGCCCACTTGGGCCAGGAGGGTCTCGGCCCGCTGCCTGCGCTCGGCGGCGTCGACGCCCGCGAGGACGAGCGGGAGCTCGACGTTGCCGACCGCGTCCATCGACGCGACGAGGTTGAACCGCTGGAAGATCATCCCGACGACCTCGCGCCGGTACCGCGCCCGGCCGTTCCGGTCCAGGTCCGTCACCGCGT harbors:
- a CDS encoding AP2 domain-containing protein — protein: MASHHHVVRIDIEPSEDGARRSSTHGWQVRVSHNGQRKTKFFADRKYGGRDAALALAIEHRDKLLAERPEPSGPTERRAQRRSTSGVAGVRLAFKSGTPYIEANWVNGQGRSVTSYSVDRWGLRKATWRACRSRAQGLGVRDPERVQAMFDVAYPTLQTSLETALAKRNGSAHDPETQGA
- a CDS encoding FtsX-like permease family protein; translated protein: MRFADLFRLAGGNLLRNRTRSAMTLIGIAIGVAALFALLSYGAGLQRLAEEEVATLELYNTFRVTSTPNPIDSFADLSVRAVEADTTEPVPVTDSLLAEIAALPGVLAAYPEVAFPVRVQANEREVFAGAEAVPLVFGAFPAYQPAAGAFFETEADSALLIPRQMAERLGFEPAEAAVGETVTMITATLDFAALQRALFSFGMGMRSLPLKEQPHALRVAGILPTEGQALSGFVRLLVPLGLAEEMQKVTFFSTLDLVTRGPATDGYPAARVQIESEDDYGAVKSAIEETGVYATGFREQFAQLDRLFAIMNGTLAIVGLIALLVATIGIANTMTMNVVERTREIGVMKAIGGEDGTVQRLFVAESLLLGVVGTVLGLAFGWLVTLALGAGVGAYLDRIGIPPVDLFYTPFLTIVGIGVVTLVVSVLAGFIPARRAARIEPIEALRHA
- a CDS encoding ABC transporter ATP-binding protein — its product is MPEPFIRFDDVARTYQRGSSTVHALSGVDLALPPHSFTAVVGRSGSGKSTLMHLLAAMERPTRGQITVGEHAVTDLDRNGRARYRREVVGMIFQRFNLVASMDAVGNVELPLVLAGVDAAERRQRAETLLAQVGLADRTGHRPAEMSGGEQQRVAIARALVHDPPLLLADEPTGNLDSQTAAGIVGLLRQIHDAGRSVLVVTHNLSEFEHVAERVVRLSDGAVVEDRLLRSAA